The following are encoded together in the Salvia hispanica cultivar TCC Black 2014 chromosome 6, UniMelb_Shisp_WGS_1.0, whole genome shotgun sequence genome:
- the LOC125194133 gene encoding EIN3-binding F-box protein 1-like, whose amino-acid sequence MSALVNYRGDGDMYPGPSFYSGDFGLLLSIDSHVEIYCPPRKRSRISGPCVVSGNIFEDKRPSIDVLPDECLFEIFRRLPGGRERSSTACVSKRWLAILSSVRSSEFYNKKHVSADDDMEVECDGFLTRCVEGKKATDVRLSAIAVGTSSRGGLGKLSIRGSNSIRGVSNSGLSAIARGCPSLKALSLWNVPSIGDEGLFEIARECHSLEKLDLCQCPSISNKGLAAVAKSCPSLTAVTIESCSNIGNDGLQALAKCCSKLQSITIKDCARVGDQGIASLLASASALTKVKLQSLNITDYSVAVIGHCGKAITNLVLCGLQNVSQKGFWVMGNARGLQSLLSFTVSSCRGITDLSIEAVGKGCPNLKHMCVRKCCFVSDNGLVAFAKSTSSLESLQLEECNRITQVGILTALSSISSKLKSVSLVKCLGIKDLSTEFSTLSPCESLRSLSIRSCPGFGSTSLAMVGKLCPHLHNLDLSGLCGITDAGLLPLLECCEGGLAKVNLSECSNLSDEVVLALARLHGATLELVNLDGCQKITDATLVALADSCPLLNDLDVSKCLVTDAGVTALSHGVQFNLQVLSLSGCSMVSNKSVPALERMGGMLVGLNLQHCNSISNHQVEMLTGKLWRCDILS is encoded by the exons ATGTCTGCTCTTGTCAATTACAGAG GTGATGGTGATATGTATCCTGGGCCTTCATTTTATTCCGGAGATTTTGGCCTCTTACTCTCCATCGACTCCCACGTGGAGATCTATTGCCCGCCTAGGAAGCGCTCGCGGATCAGTGGCCCTTGTGTCGTTAGTGGGAACATCTTCGAGGACAAGAGACCATCTATTGATGTCCTCCCAGATGAATGCCTGTTCGAGATCTTCAGGCGCTTGCCTGGTGGTCGAGAGAGGAGCTCCACTGCATGTGTTTCAAAGCGGTGGCTCGCAATCTTGAGCAGTGTCCGCAGTTCTGAGTTTTACAACAAGAAACACGTCTCTGCGGATGACGATATGGAAGTGGAATGCGATGGATTCCTCACTAGGTGCGTGGAAGGAAAGAAGGCAACAGATGTGAGGCTTTCCGCCATTGCAGTTGGAACATCTAGCCGTGGAGGGCTTGGGAAGCTTTCTATCCGGGGAAGCAACTCTATAAGGGGTGTTTCTAACTCTGGTTTGTCAGCAATAGCTCGTGGTTGCCCTTCCCTCAAGGCTCTCTCTTTGTGGAACGTGCCCTCCATCGGTGATGAAGGGCTATTTGAGATTGCTAGAGAGTGCCATTCGTTGGAGAAGCTAGACCTTTGCCAATGTCCTTCAATCTCAAACAAGGGTTTGGCCGCTGTTGCAAAGAGCTGTCCGAGTTTGACTGCAGTGACTATTGAATCGTGTTCGAACATTGGCAATGATGGCCTGCAAGCACTTGCCAAATGCTGTTCGAAGTTGCAGTCAATCACCATCAAAGATTGTGCGCGTGTTGGGGATCAGGGTATCGCCAGCCTCTTGGCATCGGCTTCTGCCTTGACGAAGGTGAAACTTCAGTCACTCAACATCACAGATTACTCGGTTGCTGTGATAGGACACTGCGGAAAAGCAATTACGAATCTTGTCCTATGCGGGCTTCAAAACGTGAGCCAGAAGGGCTTCTGGGTGATGGGCAACGCACGAGGTCTTCAGTCACTGTTGTCTTTTACCGTTAGCTCATGCAGGGGAATAACTGACTTGAGCATCGAAGCAGTGGGGAAAGGCTGCCCGAACTTGAAACACATGTGTGTCCGCAAGTGTTGCTTTGTGTCCGACAACGGGCTTGTGGCTTTTGCCAAGTCGACTAGCTCTCTAGAAAGCTTGCAGTTGGAGGAGTGCAATAGGATTACGCAAGTAGGGATCTTGACTGCTCTTTCCAGCATCAGTTCTAAACTGAAGTCTGTTTCTTTGGTTAAGTGCTTGGGAATCAAGGATCTATCAACTGAGTTTTCGACGCTCTCCCCATGTGAGTCTCTTCGTTCTTTGTCGATACGAAGTTGTCCCGGATTCGGAAGTACTAGTTTGGCTATGGTTGGGAAGTTATGCCCCCATCTGCATAACTTGGATCTGAGTGGACTTTGCGGGATCACGGACGCCGGGCTTCTCCCGCTCCTTGAGTGTTGCGAGGGAGGGCTCGCCAAGGTTAATCTTAGCGAGTGCTCGAATTTGAGTGACGAAGTGGTCTTGGCTTTGGCTAGGTTGCACGGTGCGACACTTGAATTGGTGAATCTCGATGGGTGCCAGAAGATAACCGATGCAACCCTAGTGGCGCTGGCTGATAGCTGCCCGTTGCTCAACGATCTCGACGTGTCCAAGTGCTTGGTAACGGATGCTGGTGTCACTGCTTTGTCGCATGGGGTGCAATTCAATCTGCAAGTTCTCTCCTTGTCGGGGTGCTCGATGGTGTCGAACAAGAGCGTCCCCGCTCTGGAGAGAATGGGGGGGATGCTTGTGGGCTTGAATCTCCAACACTGCAATTCCATCAGCAACCACCAGGTGGAGATGCTCACTGGGAAGCTGTGGAGATGCGATATACTATCGTAA